The genome window CTCTCCTTTCTTTGTAGTTATGTTTTAGTGGGTTAAAACTATTATACTCCTAGGAAGGAGAGGGGTTCAAGTTTCATATAACTTAACAGAACTAACGTGAATATAAGGAGGGGGTTAAATGACAATCAAAATTAATAAAAAATTATATACCGGATGTGAAGAATATGAGCAAATTTGTCCAGTGAATCTCTTATATCAGCCCCAGCCTGCTGAAATTGAAGGTAAGAGGTTTAGTTTGAAAGTAAGTCAAAAAGAATAAACTAATTTGAAAACTAAAAAATTTGATGGCTTATAAGATATTTTCAAAATTATAAATCGAAGCTAAATGTAATTCTAAACCTTAAACACCAGTTCTGACCAGAACTGGTGTTTAAACTGCTTAATTATCGAAACTATAACTACTATTTTTCAACTAATGTAAGATGATTATAAGGAATTCCAATACTTTCTTCATCAAATCGTTCTTTTATCTTCTGTTTCATTACCCGCTCTAACTGCCAAGCTTCTTCTGCTTCTACCATAGCTATCACTCGAATATTAACACTGGAAGCAGCTAACTCCTGAACTCCTAAAACTTTTGGACCTTCACTGATTATTTCACTATATTCTAATTTTACTTCTTGACATAAATCTTCTAATACCGTAATTGCTTGTCCAATATCTTGCTCATATTCAATAGCTGCATCAACTGTTACCCTTCTAAGATCTGCTGTTAAATTGGTAACTTGTTTTATATTACCATTAGGTATAATATGTAGGTCACCATCGAAATTTTTTATTCTAGTAGTCCTTAATCCAACTTCTGTTACAAAACCTTCTACTCCAGAAGTTTTAATATAATCCCCTACTCCAAACTGATTTTCAAATAAAATAAAGAAACCTGTAATTATATCTTCTACTAAACTTTGAGCTCCAAACCCTACTGCCAGCCCAAAGACTCCTGCTCCTGCTAAAATTGAAGCAGTAGGAATTCCTAACACTTGTAAGCTAGTGGTAACTACAACAAAATAAAATAAATATCTAAGAGCACTCTTCAAAATAGTCTTTAAAGTCTTATTACGCTGTTTAGTTTGCTTATCATATCCCTTCTTTTCTTCAAATATATTTTTAATTAAATAATTAATAAATTTAAATAATAACTTAGATAAAATAAATATTCCAGCTAACTGTAAAATTATAATTCCAGCACTTGTTAATAAATCTGCTGTAATAACTTGATTAGGATTCGAAGTGAAAAGTGACTTAAATTTATTCATAAAGATCCTCCTATGATTTTTCATATAATTATTTTATAAGAAAGTAGTATTCCCTAATTATACATTCCTTATTTTAATATTACTCTAAATCAAACTATTTTCCTGCGTAATATAACAAAAAGACGGCATATTAATATGCCGTCTTGATCTACTCCTAAGCTATATTTTACTTTCTACAATCGTACTATTAACTAATTTTGAATATTATAAAATCAAATACACAAAATAAATAAAGATTAATACATAAATCCTTATATACTGAAAAACATCTAAAATAAAAAGACAGAAAATTGCAGATTTTACTTTTAGTTATTACAATAAAGTATTTGAAGATAAATACTCTTGGTGGTAGGAAGGAGAAGTTGCTGATCCTCCATCACAAAAATCAATATCAATGTTAACAAATACTAAGCAAAAACAAACAAGAATCAAAAACATCTTTTTCAATTCCATAATTTTATCACCTCCGATAAAAATTTCATAACTTATTCTTGCAAATTCTTTTGCTTATAAAAAAATTTACAACCCTATACTACCATATTTATCCTAACATTCAAACTGCATTTTAATCTAGTCTTTTCTAAACATATCTTCTTTAACTACATTAAAACATAAAATCAATTACATATTTCACTAAAATTACATGAAAATATAGTCTACAGCGAACATAATTAAAAAACTTTTAATATTAAGGTGTTAAAAAAATTCAAAAATATCATCTTTAGGTATTGTAATTCATTAGACATCAATCTCCTCCAACTTAATTAATCCTAATTTAATTGCCTTAAGAATTGCTTCTCTACTACAAGTAACATCTAATGTAGTAAAAATATTTTTTTTATGATATTTAATATTACTCTCCGTACAAGACATTCTATCTGCCACTTCTTTTTCTATTAAGCCGCTCCCAAACAATTTTAGAATCTCTAATTGCTTTCCTGTCAATTGAACTTCATTCTTCTTTTGCAATTCCTGTTCCCACACAAGTTTATAATCACTAGCTATCTTCTCTTCTAATAAATTAGTAATTACCATCAATTCTTTTTGTAGCTTTTCTCCTATAGTTGAAATATCTAAATAACCGATCACCTTATCTTCCACTGATAAAGGAAGGGCAAAACAATATAACTTATGAAACAATTTACAATAATGCTGCTCAGGTAAAACCAAAACTGGTTTCTTTAAATTCATAGCCATTGCGTTAGCATTTGTGCCACTACTTTCTTCTGTAAAGTAAATTCCTAGTTGTAGCTTTGACTTTATAACTTGCTCTTTAATCTCTCCACTACTTTCTATCTCTAATAAAACTCCTTCTTTATCAACTAGTAAAAAAAAATAATTTCCATCCAAAAAACAAGTAATCTCTCTGACTACATGTTTAAAGACGGAAATCAATAATTGATTCCGGTCTAATTTCTTCTCTAACTCTTCTTCATCTGCCACTTTAGGACGAAAAATATCTCTAGATATTTCCTTTTCAGTGCACCGCCCCCACGACAGTAAAACATCTTCTTTATTCAACTGAAATCTTTCCATCCTTTCACCTCTCTCTAGACAATCAGACAACATATTTTAATATAATTACTGATAAATATGTAATTTCCTTCCTATGAAGAGATGTTTATCATTTTCAAATTATATTTAACAATAATTAAAAAGCAGGCAATATCACCTGCTTTTACTTCAAATTAATTATTTTAAATTATCTTCTACTTCCCTATAGGGCAAGAAAATTCACAAATCCGACAGTACTTTAATAATTTAACCGCTTTATTATTTGATTTATAAGAAGCTGTTGTATTTCTTTTCTCTGCAGCTTCTATGTCTTTTTCCATTTGATTGTTACATCTAAACCGACTATAGTTACCAATTTTACCGGGGAGTATTTTAGTTCCCATTTTCCCTTCATTATAAATTATCTCTTCAAAAGCATTCTGAGGACATTCCGACAAACAATCTATTTCACAATTGGAACATGGATCGTATTTTATAGGGTCTGTAGAAGGTAAATTTTGGTCAATAATCATAGCCCGCAGCCTTACTCTCGGACCATATTCTGGTGAAATAAGTAGATTATTTCGTCCTATACATCCTAAACCAGCCATAACAGCTGCATCCTTCAAGAAAATCCCGCCCTTTTCAACATGATAAGGCATATGATATGTTTCAATCTCTCCATAGTTATTATTAATCCATTCAATTATCTGTTCAATAATCTCAACAAGCTTCTTATTCCCTAAAGGAGGAGTTTTCCCGCGCCACCAATCTAATTTAGGCTTGTTTTCAGGATGAGAAACTGCAATTACAATAACACTTTTACCATTTTTAGGCCAATCAACTTCTCCTGGTTTTAAATCACCATCTCTTTGTCCTATTTCTCCTTCAGAAATTTTAGGAGCTACTATATAGGAAGGACATTCTTTTAACTCATCTACATTAGCAATTCCTACTAAATCTGCTCCAAATTCTTTTGCCTTTTTTAATATTAATGATGAAAATTGTAGCTCATCAATTTTATTAATTCTAATCCCTCCTAAAATAATTAGAACTATTTCATTAGCTAAATTTAATTTCAATCCCTTAATTTATAGTAAGTATATCACCTACAACGAAATTCCTCAATCATAGCTAAATTACCATATCCAAAACATAAATCAAATATAATAATCCCCTGAAATTCCTAATTACAAATGGAATCTCAGGGGAACTTTTCATTTCCTAAAATTAAATAATTCTAAGCAAATCATAAATACTTACATATTGTATCTATTAGTTTTGAGTTATTGAGTCACCCTCCTCTAGATCGTAATTTTTGAAATTAACATTATAAATTACAGAATACATAACTGGAACTGTAACTAAAGTTATGAACAAACCAAAAATCAATCCAAAAACAAGAGCTACAGCCATAGCACTAAATAAAGGATCAACTGTTAACGGAAGAAGACCACAAACTGTTGTAACAGTAGTTAGAAAGATAGGTCTTAATCTACTTTTAGCTGCCGTTAAAATTGCTTCTTGTGGCGGACGATTAAATTCTTCTAGCTCCGTTTCTATTCTATCAATTAAAACAATACTATTATTTACAATTATCCCTAATAAGGAAATCGTTCCTAAGATAGCCATAAAACTAAAATTTTTGCCGGTTATTAATAATCCACCAGCTACACCACAGATTAAAAGCGGCATTAATAAAATAATTACTAGTGGTTTTCGATATGAATTAAACTGAATAATTAATAAAACTAAAATAAAAATTAAACCTGCTGGCAGTTTAGCCCCAATAGCATTATTAGCTTCCTTTGAATTGGCCATTTCTCCATCGAATTCATAATCATATCTTCTTCCCCACTTATCTTTTTCTTTCTCCAACCACGGTCTAAGTTGACTATTGACTTCCGCAGTAGTAATCCCTTCTTTAGTATCTGCTTTAATAGTAATAGCACTCAATCTACTCTTTCTATGTACTACTGTCGGCTCCCAAGTAACATTTATATCTGCCACCTGTTTTAAAGGAACAGACCTTCCTAATAATTCCGAATAAATTTCAGTAGTCTTCAATTTAGAAATTTTTCTCTTTATCTTATCCGTATTGGTTTCTTTTAAAACTACTGGAATTTTCTCATTACCTATTCTATACTTAGTTAGTTCCATTCCATCAAAAGTTGTCTGTAAAGCTACTGCGACCTCTTGATTACTTAGTCCAGCTTGCTTAAGTTTATATTGGTTTATATTTAACCTTAACTTTTTAGACTTCCCTCCCCAGTTATCTGTAATTCTTTCTGCACCTTCAATTTCTCTTAATTTATCCTTAACTGAGTTAGCCATTTTATCGAGCTGATCATTATCCGGACCACTAACTATCAGCTGCACTGGTTTTCCTACTGGCATATATTCTATTCTCGAACCTCTAGCCGCAACAGTAGGAAAATTATTAATACAATACTTTTCTAACTTCGGAATTAAATCATCAATTATTTGAGTAGAAGTAGTATTGATTAAAAGCTGAATATATTCTCTTTTCTGTCCTTCTGGGTCCCAAGCAAGTGTGAACCTAGGTGCTCCTCTACCAATAAAGGTAGACCAATTTAGAACTCCTTCTTTTTGATACTTAGTTGTAGTAAATCCAGACCATAACTGTTTAACAAAATTCACATCCTCTTTTTTAGGTTTTACCTGTAGTTGATCTGCAATATAATCATCTAATTGCCGAGCTACTTCCTCCGTTCTTTCAATCGAAGTTCCTTTAGCTAACTTAACCTCAAAATTTATAGTCTTTTTAGTGTGATCCTTAGGCATAAATTTTTTAGGTACTGACTGCATCCCTTTCCCACCTAAAAAGATTAATCCTACAACTAATATAATAAATATTATTTTATTTTCCATTAAAGTACGCAAAATCATTTGGTGAATTTTATAGAAAATACCATCATGAATCCCATCTGTATCAAATGTTTTAACTTTTAATAATAACATACAGGTTAAAGGAACCATAGTTAGTGCTAAAATCCAGGACATCATTAATGCTAAAGCAACAATATAAAAAATAGCACCAGTAAATTCACCAACGGAATGTTCAGCAAAAGCAATAGGAGAAAAAGCAGTACAAGTTACTAATGAAGCAATCAATAACGGCCCCATTAGTTCCTTACCGGCAGAAATAGATGCTTCTTTTTTCTCCATTCCCCGTTCCAACTTAGTAATAATCGATTCAGCTACTACAACTGAATTATCAACTAACATTCCTAAAGCGATAATTAACGCTGAAAGTGAAACCTGGTCGATACCAATTCCAAGTATCTTCATCAAAAAAATAGTAATCATTACAACTACTGGCACTAAAGTAGCCACAATTGCTCCTTCTCTAATTCCTAAAAAAAGCATTAAGACTAATATGACTGCTAAAGTACTCTGAACTAAATTGGCTGTAAATTTCTGTACCTTTTTTTCAACTATATCGGATTGAAAAACTATCGTTTCAAAATTTATTCCTACAGGATAATCACGCCTAAACTGCTTAACTTTCTTTTTTACTTTAGAACCTAACGAAGTGATCTGTCCTTTATCATGCATAGTAATACCCAATAAATAAGCTGGTTTATTCGAAACTCTTACTTTAGACTTTGGAGGATCTATATAGCCTCTTTTTACCTTAGCTATATCCTCTAAATAGACCTGATTTCCGTCTGAGGAAGTAATTAATGTCTTCTTAATCTCTTCTAAACTTTGATAATCACCTTTAGGCTCAATAGCGATTTTCTCCGGCCCTAAATCTATACTACCACTAGGTAGTATAATATTTCTAGTCTGTAAAATCTGCTTCATTTTCCTTACTGACAGGCCCATTCTATTCAGTTTAGCCCGATTATATTTTAGATAAATCCTCTTTTTTTGCTTTCCAATGATATTAACTTTGGCAACATCACTAATCCCCAGTAATTCATCCTTCATATTTTCTACTTTTTCTTCTAGTTCAGCATAATTATATCCATCTCCAGTAACGCCAATTATCGTCCCATAGACATCACCATAGTCATCATTAATGAAAGGCCCAACAGTATTTCTAGGTAATTTTCCCTTGATATTGTAAGTAGATTCACCTTCCAATTTTCTTCTCAAGTCATTCCAGACTGGTCTAACATTTTCATATTTATCTTTTAGATTAACAGTTACAATAGATACCCCTCGTCTATTCTCACTTTCAACATAATCCAACTCAGGAATTTCCTTAACAACTTCTTCAATCTCATCAGAAACTAAGTTAGCAATTTTTTCTGGACTTGCCCCAGGCATATAAGTAATAATTGTAGCTGACTTGACAGTATAACCTGGATTCTCAGCTTTTCGGATACCAAAATAACTCATAATTCCAGCAGCAATTAACAGTACAATCAAAGCATAAGTAGTATATTTATTCTTAATTGCTAATTCAGTTAATGACATTTACTCCCCTCCTTCCTTAGTCAATAACTTTACTTTCTGACCATCTACTATACGATTAACCCCTTTAGTTACTATTAATTGGCCACTCTTTAAGCCTTCTTTTATTTCTACTCCCTTTTCAGTCAATTCTCCTATCTTAACCGGTATTCTATGAACTTTACCATAAGTTTTATCAATTCTTTCGATTATAAAGACAAATTTATCTGTTCTAGAAAGTACTGCCGTCAATGGCACTACTAATTCTTGCTCATTCGATAAAGTATTGAAGTGAACTTCAGCTGTCATTCCCGGCTTTAAATTCTGAATCTCTTCATCTGCTATTTTTATAGTTACTGGATAGTTTCCACTATACTTCTTAGAACTAGCCATTCTTCCAATTTCAGCGACAACACCTGTTATATCTTTCTGATTAATTGCTGAAATACTAACAGTAACTTTTTGACCTCTTTTAATCTGAGGAATAAAATCTTCATTAACAAAAACTTCTATCTCAAAGCTATCATTATTATCAAGAGCAAAAATAGGAATACCTCCATTTACATTTTCACCAATCTGGCTGTATTGCCGCACAATAACTCCTGACATAGGGGCTTCTAAAGTTGTATATTCTAATTTTAGCTTAGCCAATTCTAACTCTTCTTGAATCGATTCAACTGCTGCCTTAGCAGATTCTAATCCTTCTTTTGCCTCATTTAACTTAGCTTTCGCCTGCTTCAAACCCGCCTTTGCTGATTCTTTAGCTGATCGAGCTCGATCATATTCAGCTTTAGCAACATTTCCATTTTGAAATAATTTTCTAATCCGATTAAAATTATTTCTAGCTTCAATAAATTGGGCTCGAGCGCTGTCTATTCCCGACTTAGCCTGGTCAACCTTAGATTTAGCACTTCTAACCTGCGCTTCCGCCCGGTTTAATTTTGCCTGTAGTGATTTAACTCGTAATTGATAATCACTCTGGTCTAGCTTAGCTAATAACTGACCTTTAGTAACTTCATCACCCTCTGAAACTAAAGTTTCTTCAATCTCGCCTGGAACTCTAAAACTTAAATTTGAACTTGTCTCCGAATTCACTCTTCCAGAATAAGTGTAAACAGAATCAATATCTTTTGACTTAACCTGCTGATACTCAACAGGTCTTATTACTTGCTTAGTTGTACCGAATTTATCTTGACTTTGACTACAACCAACAATTGGTAATAGACAAACTGAAATCAAAAGTAATATTACTAAATTTTTCGTATTTTTCATGTTATTCCTCCTTTTTAAATCTAGACATATTTATTACTTCCAATTATATATATTAAATGTTCCTAATGTTCTTTCAGCTTCTGCTACTGCAGTTAAGAAATTATTCTTAGTAACAATCTTTTTTCGTTTAGCATTTATTAAAGCTGATTGGGCATCCAAAAGATGGGATACTGATACTCTTCCTTTAGAATAAGAATCCCTTACTAAATCCAAATTTTTAGTTGCTGCCTCTACAGCTTCTTTAGCATCCATAAATTTCTGATACTGAGTACTTACATTACTTACCTTGCTTCTAATCTTCTGTTTTAACTTATTTACTAAAGAAGCACGTTTAGTTTTCAGCTGTTCTATTTCTTCTTCAACTTTATTTAGCCTTTCTTCTTTATTTCCACCTTCATAGAGCGGAAAGGAAATCTGTAAAGCTGCTTGCCATTCATCCTCTGATTCGCCGTATCTAATTCCAGCCCCTGATTCATCAAAATAAGTATTATATCTTGCTAATAGTCCTACCTCCGGCAAATAATAATCTCTCCTAAGCATCTGACACTCTCTTTTTTTAGCTTTGAGTGCATAATCAATCTGCTCTATTTCAACCGAATTATCAATTCCTTGTTTAGCTAACTGATTAGTAGTCTTCTCTAATTCCCATGGGCTATCTATCTTAAATCTATTTTTGACTTTCTTTATAATTCCTTTTACTTCAAATTTATTCAAAGACACTCTTTCTTCCAAAGACATATCTAAAACCCTCTTTAAATTATCTTTAATATCCTTTAATTGCTGCTTAGACTGGGTTAAATCACTGGAATTCATCGCCAATTCACTTTCCCATCTATAAATATCTGCTGGCCCCGAATCACCAATTCTATACTTAGTTCTAGCTATATTTAAATTTTCTTTAGTTAACCTAATATCTTCCTGCTGTAATTGTACATTAGATTTCATCTGTAAAGTATTTAAATAAGAAGTTATTGTCTTCAATATTGTATCTAGCTCTTTTTCCTTCTTTTTTTCTTTTGCTTGTCGATATAAATTTTCTTTAATATCTACATTAGCATTGACTTCTTCATTAAATAAAACTTGTTTAATTTCTATTCCGCCATCTAAAGTCTTTTCTGCCTGTGTCATAGGACTTGCTGCTGCTATCTCGTCTCTTAATCGAGAATAGGACATATCGACGTTAACTGTAGGCTTTCTATTATTTTTGGCCTGTTTTAAATCTGATTCTGATATCTTAACCTCTTTATTTTTAGTCTTTAAATCAAGATTATTACTTAAAGAAGTTTGAACCGCTTTTTTTAAAGTCAGTTCTTTTTCCCTTTTATCCTGGCGGTTAACTAGTCTTGCTTTCTTCAATATTTCCCAATCAGGTAGATTTCCTATCTCATTTGCTATTTTCATATTTATAGTGAAATGTTTTTTAGTCTTTTCACTCTTAGCAATATAAATAGGTAATTGCTCAGGATTCTTTCCTAATAAGATTGATTCCAAATTAAGTGCTACTGTTCTAGCTCTTCTATTTATTTCTTCTATATGAGAATAAGCAGCCAAAATATCTCTTTTACTATTGAAATCTGTAATTGTAGTTGTAAAAGTAGGTATCTTTTTCTTATTCAATTTAGTCAATAACTGATTAATCTTACTGTCATGTTGTGCTGTTAATAGCGGAGATAGATAGATTGCTTCTGATCCTTTCAATTGCTCAACTTTTCCTGTAATTAAATCTTTCCAGTATATGTATTCCGTCTTAACCCCCTGCTTTTCCAAATCTTTATTAAACCCTTCTTTAAAATTAGAAATTATCTTAGCAGTATCCTCGGCTATTACAAAAGTAAGCTTATTAAACTTGCTAAGACTTCTAAAAGCAGTAACATCTCTTTTTAAAAAACGTTTGCAAGTTATAAAATTTAAATTTTTAATTCCACTTTTATCCTGCTGTATAGAAGTAGTTAGAAATTTAGGATCTAATATGTAAGGAGCAATCAACGGTTTATTAAGTTTCTGCCTCTTTACAGCTAAATGAGAACTTAAAACTCCAGCCGTAATAACAACATCAACTTTACTATTATTTAAAAAATCATTTAACTTCTGCTGTAATTCTGAAGTTGACTCCCCTTTAGCTTCAATAAAATTAATTTTATATCCTTCGTCTAAAGTTTCCATAATTTCATTTTTAATGCTACTCTTTAGAGTTTGATTAAATCTATCATCTCCGTCATAGATTAAACCTACATTTACTATGTTAGTCTGCTCAAAATCTTTTCCTAAAGCCACCCCTGGTAATAATGAATTAATCAATATTAAAGATATTAACAACAATAATTCAATCTTCCTCATCAACTAACACCTCCATTTTTAATTAAAAATCTTACCAATATAGTTAATCTTATTTTTCTCCTAAAATCAATTAATTATTTTGCTTAAAAACTTTCTATTTGCAAGTACTGTTACTCATTATAATAAATTTACTTTCTATTTGCAAGTATTTTTAGGAATGTTACTTTACAATATTCTTCTCAAAAACTATAATAAGTAATAGATAAAGGAGTTGATACCAATGAAATTAAAAAACTCATTAAGTAAATATATAGCAACTATTTATAAAGATATGGGGTATTATCTTTATAAAGAAGCTGAAAAGTATAATCTAAAAAAGCATCACCTTATAATCTTATTTGTACTTTATAACCATGAAGGAATTACTCAAAGTGAATTAAAAGAAATATTAATGTTAGATGAAATTACGATTACTAAAAGATTAAAGGGGTTAGTTGAAAAAGAATATATTAAAAAAGAACAAAGCAAGAATGATAAAAGAAAAAAAGAATTATATATAACAGAAAAAGGATATGAAATTCAAGAAGAATTAAACGATATAAACGAAAGAACTAACACTATTTTAACTCAAGGAGTCTCTAAAGAAGAAGAAAAAATAACTAAACAAGTACTAAAAAAGATGTCAGAAAATATTTATGAATTCGCTCAAGAATTAAGAAAAAATAGCCAAAATAAATAATTAGCTTAATAACCCCCCACTAAATAATTTAGTGGGGGGATTTATATATAATCAATTTAATAATCCAACAAATTTAAACTTTTTATATATACAAGCCCATGAGCGACGACTAAACACAATCGGAATTTCTCGAGATTTTGCCCTAGCCTTTACTGCCTCACACAAACTGTGGCCAACATAATCCGTTAATACCAATACCATATCTGTCCCATGACCTATTTTACATTTGTTACACTTTCTCCCAGTTATATGTTTTACTTCCTCGGCTCCTAACTGACTTAATTTATTAGAAATATCTCCTAATCTATCTCCTCCAACTACTAAAATTGACATTACTGCTCCTCCTTCCTCTTAATTTAAAATTGAATCCGTTCAACTAATATTAACAATAGCTATTATTTCAAATCCTTTCCAAATTTAATAAAAACAACTACTTTTATTCAAATTCTGAATAAGTTCCTTTTTATATGATTTGT of Sporohalobacter salinus contains these proteins:
- a CDS encoding mechanosensitive ion channel family protein translates to MNKFKSLFTSNPNQVITADLLTSAGIIILQLAGIFILSKLLFKFINYLIKNIFEEKKGYDKQTKQRNKTLKTILKSALRYLFYFVVVTTSLQVLGIPTASILAGAGVFGLAVGFGAQSLVEDIITGFFILFENQFGVGDYIKTSGVEGFVTEVGLRTTRIKNFDGDLHIIPNGNIKQVTNLTADLRRVTVDAAIEYEQDIGQAITVLEDLCQEVKLEYSEIISEGPKVLGVQELAASSVNIRVIAMVEAEEAWQLERVMKQKIKERFDEESIGIPYNHLTLVEK
- a CDS encoding LuxR family transcriptional regulator, with amino-acid sequence MERFQLNKEDVLLSWGRCTEKEISRDIFRPKVADEEELEKKLDRNQLLISVFKHVVREITCFLDGNYFFLLVDKEGVLLEIESSGEIKEQVIKSKLQLGIYFTEESSGTNANAMAMNLKKPVLVLPEQHYCKLFHKLYCFALPLSVEDKVIGYLDISTIGEKLQKELMVITNLLEEKIASDYKLVWEQELQKKNEVQLTGKQLEILKLFGSGLIEKEVADRMSCTESNIKYHKKNIFTTLDVTCSREAILKAIKLGLIKLEEIDV
- a CDS encoding epoxyqueuosine reductase gives rise to the protein MKLNLANEIVLIILGGIRINKIDELQFSSLILKKAKEFGADLVGIANVDELKECPSYIVAPKISEGEIGQRDGDLKPGEVDWPKNGKSVIVIAVSHPENKPKLDWWRGKTPPLGNKKLVEIIEQIIEWINNNYGEIETYHMPYHVEKGGIFLKDAAVMAGLGCIGRNNLLISPEYGPRVRLRAMIIDQNLPSTDPIKYDPCSNCEIDCLSECPQNAFEEIIYNEGKMGTKILPGKIGNYSRFRCNNQMEKDIEAAEKRNTTASYKSNNKAVKLLKYCRICEFSCPIGK
- a CDS encoding efflux RND transporter permease subunit; protein product: MSLTELAIKNKYTTYALIVLLIAAGIMSYFGIRKAENPGYTVKSATIITYMPGASPEKIANLVSDEIEEVVKEIPELDYVESENRRGVSIVTVNLKDKYENVRPVWNDLRRKLEGESTYNIKGKLPRNTVGPFINDDYGDVYGTIIGVTGDGYNYAELEEKVENMKDELLGISDVAKVNIIGKQKKRIYLKYNRAKLNRMGLSVRKMKQILQTRNIILPSGSIDLGPEKIAIEPKGDYQSLEEIKKTLITSSDGNQVYLEDIAKVKRGYIDPPKSKVRVSNKPAYLLGITMHDKGQITSLGSKVKKKVKQFRRDYPVGINFETIVFQSDIVEKKVQKFTANLVQSTLAVILVLMLFLGIREGAIVATLVPVVVMITIFLMKILGIGIDQVSLSALIIALGMLVDNSVVVAESIITKLERGMEKKEASISAGKELMGPLLIASLVTCTAFSPIAFAEHSVGEFTGAIFYIVALALMMSWILALTMVPLTCMLLLKVKTFDTDGIHDGIFYKIHQMILRTLMENKIIFIILVVGLIFLGGKGMQSVPKKFMPKDHTKKTINFEVKLAKGTSIERTEEVARQLDDYIADQLQVKPKKEDVNFVKQLWSGFTTTKYQKEGVLNWSTFIGRGAPRFTLAWDPEGQKREYIQLLINTTSTQIIDDLIPKLEKYCINNFPTVAARGSRIEYMPVGKPVQLIVSGPDNDQLDKMANSVKDKLREIEGAERITDNWGGKSKKLRLNINQYKLKQAGLSNQEVAVALQTTFDGMELTKYRIGNEKIPVVLKETNTDKIKRKISKLKTTEIYSELLGRSVPLKQVADINVTWEPTVVHRKSRLSAITIKADTKEGITTAEVNSQLRPWLEKEKDKWGRRYDYEFDGEMANSKEANNAIGAKLPAGLIFILVLLIIQFNSYRKPLVIILLMPLLICGVAGGLLITGKNFSFMAILGTISLLGIIVNNSIVLIDRIETELEEFNRPPQEAILTAAKSRLRPIFLTTVTTVCGLLPLTVDPLFSAMAVALVFGLIFGLFITLVTVPVMYSVIYNVNFKNYDLEEGDSITQN
- a CDS encoding efflux RND transporter periplasmic adaptor subunit, whose translation is MKNTKNLVILLLISVCLLPIVGCSQSQDKFGTTKQVIRPVEYQQVKSKDIDSVYTYSGRVNSETSSNLSFRVPGEIEETLVSEGDEVTKGQLLAKLDQSDYQLRVKSLQAKLNRAEAQVRSAKSKVDQAKSGIDSARAQFIEARNNFNRIRKLFQNGNVAKAEYDRARSAKESAKAGLKQAKAKLNEAKEGLESAKAAVESIQEELELAKLKLEYTTLEAPMSGVIVRQYSQIGENVNGGIPIFALDNNDSFEIEVFVNEDFIPQIKRGQKVTVSISAINQKDITGVVAEIGRMASSKKYSGNYPVTIKIADEEIQNLKPGMTAEVHFNTLSNEQELVVPLTAVLSRTDKFVFIIERIDKTYGKVHRIPVKIGELTEKGVEIKEGLKSGQLIVTKGVNRIVDGQKVKLLTKEGGE
- a CDS encoding TolC family protein, with protein sequence MRKIELLLLISLILINSLLPGVALGKDFEQTNIVNVGLIYDGDDRFNQTLKSSIKNEIMETLDEGYKINFIEAKGESTSELQQKLNDFLNNSKVDVVITAGVLSSHLAVKRQKLNKPLIAPYILDPKFLTTSIQQDKSGIKNLNFITCKRFLKRDVTAFRSLSKFNKLTFVIAEDTAKIISNFKEGFNKDLEKQGVKTEYIYWKDLITGKVEQLKGSEAIYLSPLLTAQHDSKINQLLTKLNKKKIPTFTTTITDFNSKRDILAAYSHIEEINRRARTVALNLESILLGKNPEQLPIYIAKSEKTKKHFTINMKIANEIGNLPDWEILKKARLVNRQDKREKELTLKKAVQTSLSNNLDLKTKNKEVKISESDLKQAKNNRKPTVNVDMSYSRLRDEIAAASPMTQAEKTLDGGIEIKQVLFNEEVNANVDIKENLYRQAKEKKKEKELDTILKTITSYLNTLQMKSNVQLQQEDIRLTKENLNIARTKYRIGDSGPADIYRWESELAMNSSDLTQSKQQLKDIKDNLKRVLDMSLEERVSLNKFEVKGIIKKVKNRFKIDSPWELEKTTNQLAKQGIDNSVEIEQIDYALKAKKRECQMLRRDYYLPEVGLLARYNTYFDESGAGIRYGESEDEWQAALQISFPLYEGGNKEERLNKVEEEIEQLKTKRASLVNKLKQKIRSKVSNVSTQYQKFMDAKEAVEAATKNLDLVRDSYSKGRVSVSHLLDAQSALINAKRKKIVTKNNFLTAVAEAERTLGTFNIYNWK
- a CDS encoding MarR family winged helix-turn-helix transcriptional regulator, producing MKLKNSLSKYIATIYKDMGYYLYKEAEKYNLKKHHLIILFVLYNHEGITQSELKEILMLDEITITKRLKGLVEKEYIKKEQSKNDKRKKELYITEKGYEIQEELNDINERTNTILTQGVSKEEEKITKQVLKKMSENIYEFAQELRKNSQNK
- a CDS encoding DUF2325 domain-containing protein; the protein is MSILVVGGDRLGDISNKLSQLGAEEVKHITGRKCNKCKIGHGTDMVLVLTDYVGHSLCEAVKARAKSREIPIVFSRRSWACIYKKFKFVGLLN